In Euphorbia lathyris chromosome 10, ddEupLath1.1, whole genome shotgun sequence, a single genomic region encodes these proteins:
- the LOC136209771 gene encoding small RNA-binding protein 11, chloroplastic, which translates to MAALRRISGNISLLPSALFICNRGIATKLFVGGLPFHTTENGLSEAFSQYGQVVEAKIVADRVTNKPKGFGFVTFASGDEAYTALTEMDGKPLHGRVIFVDYAKPKLSTAGEIPIARGPPQPSEA; encoded by the exons ATGGCGGCTCTGAGGAGAATTTCCGGGAACATCAGTTTGCTTCCTTCAGCTCTTTTTATTTGCAATCGCGGCATAGCTACTAAGCTTTTTGTTGGAG GGCTGCCATTTCACACTACAGAAAACGGATTATCTGAAGCATTTTCTCAGTATGGTCAAGTCGTTGAAG CTAAAATTGTTGCTGACAGAGTCACAAACAAACCAAAAGGATTTGGTTTTGTAACTTTTGCATCTGGAGATGAAGCCTACACGGCTTTAACCGAGATGGACGGAAAG CCGCTGCATGGCAGAGTTATATTTGTGGATTATGCCAAGCCCAAGCTTAGTACTGCTGGTGAAATACCAATTGCTAGAGGACCTCCGCAACCATCCGAGGCGTGA
- the LOC136209195 gene encoding mRNA-decapping enzyme-like protein, translating into MSQTGKLMPNLDQQSTKMLNLTVLQRIDPFIEEILITAAHVTFYEFNIESNQWSRKDVEGSLFVVKRNTQPRFQFIVMNRRNTENLVENLLGDFEYELQMPYLLYRNASQEVNGIWFYNSRECEEVAALFNRILNAYSKVPPKQKVSPTKSEFEELEAVPSMSIIEGPLEPTSTAAAATDGPEDSSFENFFNATLNIGTTAPNVANARPLYHSSVTVPLSSHAPHIVSPPSQTPQTPALPISPLPSTVAVHDKLDPISSSNRVANLVKPSSFFTPPSSSSALMAPPITSPLPTATSLHTPMNLQRPYGTPMLQPFPPPTPPPSLTPSSATAVPVINRDKVRDALVALIQDDQFIDMFYQALMKVHHS; encoded by the exons ATGTCTCAGACGGGGAAATTGATGCCGAATCTGGATCAGCAGAGCACTAAGATGCTTAATCTTACAGTTTTGCAGAGGATCGATCCCTTTATTGAAGAGATTCTGATTACTGCTGCTCATGTCACTTTTTACGAGTTCAATATTGAGAGCAACCAGTGG AGCCGGAAGGATGTTGAGGGATCTCTCTTTGTCGTTAAGAG GAATACTCAGCCACGGTTTCAGTTCATTGTGATGAATCGGCGAAATACGG AAAACCTAGTAGAGAATCTATTGGGAGATTTTGAGTATGAACTTCAAATGCCGTATTTGTTGTATCGAAATGCTTCACAAGAAGTTAATGGTATTTGGTTCTATAACTCACGTGAATGTGAGGAAGTAGCTGCTCTCTTCAATAG GATCCTTAATGCATACTCAAAGGTTCCTCCAAAGCAGAAGGTGTCTCCAACCAAAAG TGAATTTGAGGAACTTGAAGCAGTTCCAAGCATGTCGATAATTGAAGGCCCTTTGGAGCCTACATCAACTGCCGCTGCTGCCACTGATGGTCCTGAAGATTCTTCATTTGAGAAtttctttaat GCGACTTTGAATATTGGAACTACTGCACCTAATGTAGCAAATGCAAGACCTCTGTACCATTCCTCTGTCACTGTCCCGTTATCTTCCCATGCACCCCACATTGTTTCACCTCCTTCGCAAACTCCACAGACACCAGCACTTCCTATTTCACCTTTGCCATCTACGGTGGCCGTACATGACAAACTGGATCCAATCAGCAGTAGCAATCGAGTTGCTAATCTCGTGAAACCTTCTTCATTTTTCACTccaccttcttcttcatctGCATTGATGGCTCCACCTATCACTTCACCTTTGCCTACTGCTACTTCTCTTCATACTCCCATGAACCTGCAGCGTCCATATGGCACACCAATGCTTCAACCCTTTCCACCTCCCACTCCACCACCATCTTTGACTCCTAGCTCTGCTACGGCTGTGCCTGTTATTAACAGAGACAAAGTTCGAGATGCGCTTGTAGCACTTATTCAg GATGATCAATTCATTGACATGTTCTATCAAGCACTGATGAAAGTGCATCATTCTTGA